ACTCCATTTTTTACTATATATTTAATACATTTAGCCCAGTCACGTTACTGGGCTTTTATTTATATAATTACTAAAGCTGATGTTGAGTTTTCTATATATAGGCTACACTTATACCAATCTGCAATAATATTTAATCATTTTCAGGGGCTAAACGTGTCGCTATCTGCGTTAAAAAACTCTCATTTAGAATAACTAAATAGCGAATTTTTTGCCTTGCTATCAACACGTTTATCCATCCTCAAAATAGATCACTTAATTATGCGGATTGGTATTAAAATAAAAAAAGCGGCCTTACTATGTTTAAAATTATTGCCAATGTAAGACAGCGCTACCGATGGGCGCTGATTGCTATTGCTCTGTTAATAAGTGGCTCAGCAGTATTGTTGCAGTATGGTTTTTCTGTGCAAAAGTACGATGCCAAAATTATTAATATGGCGGGTAAGCAACGCATGCTTTCGCAAAAAATTGCCTGGCATAGTAATGCACTTCTTTCATCACGAATCGATGTTGCAACTCACACTCAATCACTAGAACACTCTCTCTCGCAATTTAAAAGCGCCCACCAAATGCTGCTTACAAAGCAAGGCAAGAGCTATCGTTATTTAACAAAAGAGTTAGAGGCCTTATATTTTTCAGCACCCGCCAATTTAGACCAAGAAGTGAATGAGTTTATTAAGCAGGCTAGCTGGCTGCTGTATCAAAAAGGCGAAGTAGATACGCAAGTGCTTGGTGTAACGCATGTAGAAAACCTACTAGCTAAGCTTGACCGCGCTGTTACTTTATTTGAGCAGCAGGCTGTAAAAAAAGTTAACCGCGTGTCTAATTTAGAATTGCTATGTTGGCTAATGGCCATGGTATTATTGCTTGTTGAACTAAGATTTGTGTTTATGCCGATGGAAAAAGAGGTGGAGCGCACGTTAGCGGCACTTCAAAAGCAAAAAGACTTTGTAGCGCAAATGAGCCAAAACAAAGAGCATTTTATTGCCAGAGCGAGTCACGAATTTAGAACGCCATTGCAGGGTTTGATTACATCGATTGATGAGCTCACCATCAATGCTGAGCAGCAGAATATTAAAACGCAAGCAAGCTATTGCGCGCTCAGACTTTTATCTATGCTTGATGAGCTACAAGATTTACAAGCACTCAGCACGGGTAAGTGGGCGCCAATTCTTAAAAACGAAAACCTTTTAGAATCCATAAACAAAGTGGTGTTAGCATATGAGTATGCAGCGCAGCAAAAAGGGCTAAAATTAATCACTCATTTTAATGACTCCCTAAATTGTTTTTGTAAGTTAGATCATCAGCGCTTACAACATGTCCTAACCGAGCTAATTAGTAATGCAATAAAATTTACCGATAAGGGCGAAGTTGAAGTTACTGCAAACATGGAAAACTCACAGTTACAGATAACTGTTAACGATAGTGGCTGTGGCTTCTTTAGTGAAATAACAGAACTGGAGCTTGACTCATTTAAACAAACTAACCACTTTCAAGGCTTAAGAACGGGATTAACACGGGCACAGTATGTTGTTAAAGCGCTACACGGTACGCTTTCGTTTAAAAACAATGCAGCGAGTGGCGCTCATGTTACGCTCAATTTACCGATTGAAATTACCAATAAGCAAACAGAGAGAGAAATCGAAAAAAAACTTTTTTGTCTTGTGGTTGAAGACAACGAATTAAACACCTTGTTACTCACACGTATTTTAAAAACGTTAGGTGTGGATTATGAATGCGTTGCAAATGGGCTAGAAGCCTCTGAAAAGGTATGTAAGACGGACTATGATGTGGTGTTTATGGATTTAAATATGCCGGTGATGGATGGGTTTGAAGCAACTAAAAAAATACGCAAAGAGCTAAATAAAACCATGCCTATAATCGTTGTTACAGCAAATACCTCAGCTGAAGATATGAATTTAATTTATGAATATGGCGCAAGTGAGCATATTCATAAACCCATAAGTAAGCAGGCCGTGGCTGATGCATTGGTAAATGTATGCATAGCTAATGAAATAAACTAATACGCTATTAAATACGCTTGCTAAAGCAATTTGCTATACGTTAAGTTATTTATTTAGCTTATGGTGAAGGTAGCATTGTGCAGCGTATTGTATTTGAACAATTTAGTGGTTATTTACAAGGGCAAGGTAAAAGCCGTTACACAATTAATAACTTAAGCTGGCAGGTAAATGCTGGCGAGCATTGGCTATTATTAGGTGCTAATGGCGCAGGTAAATCGGCATTGAGCGCCGCATTAACGGGTGAGGCTAAACAGCAAAGTGGTATTTTTAAAAGTACCTTCAATAACACGCAGCTTGTGTCATCTGATGTACAAAAGCAGTTAATAAAAAACGAAATAGAGCATGAACATCACTGCTCAGTAAAGGATTTTATTTTTCCCCAAAATGCTAGCTACAACCGTGAGCTACGTATAAAACTAATAGATGCCTTTAATTACAGCGCCCTTTTAGACAGGCATTTTAGAGATCTTTCTACTGGCGAAACTCGCAAACTCCTTCTCATAAATGCGTTGAGTAGTGGTGCTGATTTAGTGGTGCTAGATGAGCCATATGACGGCTTAGATAAACACTCGTGTGAGGTGCTAAACACTTTATTAGAAGCACTTAGCTCAACAATCAATTTTGTGTTTGTGCTAAATAGGCTTGATGAAATCCCTGCGTTTATTACTCATTACGCTTATGTAAATCAGGGACAGTTGCAGCATGTACTTAATAAGCCAACCGCAGAGCAGCGCGCTGATTTGATAAAGCTACTGCATATAACCCATACAGCTTTAGAAATACCTCAAGCAGATGTCTCCCAAGCTCGAGCAGAGTATACCGCCGATACATTGGTTAAACTTAGTAATGCCAAGGTTAGCTACGCAGGGGTTGATATATTTAAGAACCTCACTTGGCAAATTAATAAACACCAGCACTGGCAATTGAGTGGTAAAAATGGCTCAGGTAAAACCTGTTTATTAAATTTAATAACTGGCGATAACCCTCAATGCTATAGCAATGATATTCAAGTATTTGGTTTTAAACGCGGAAGTGGTGAAAGTATTTGGGATATAAAACAGCATATTGGATTTATATCAAATGCGCTGCATATGGATTATCGAGTAAGTATATCGGCATTGAATACGGTTATTTCTGGATTTTACGACAGCATTGGCTTATATCAAAAACCAAATGATTCACAAGTAAATATCGCCAAGCAGTGGCTTTCGTTAATAGGCTTAAGTGATAAGCAAAACACCTCATTTACCCAGCTTTCGTATGGCGATCAGCGTATGTTATTAATTGTACGCGCAATAGTAAAACATCCCACGTTACTTATTTTAGATGAGCCTTGTTTGGGGCTTGATGAAGCAAATAGGCAGCGGGTGTTAGTATTAATCGAGAAAGTATGTGCCGCAAATACCAGCACTGTAATTTATGTAAATCACCATGCGGCAGACAAAATTAAAGGGATTGAGCATTACTTAAAAATGGAAGATTTTAATTAAAGGCTGGGCTTATTATGCCCAACCTTTAGCGCCACTTTAAAGGCGAGTAACACTAAAACCTTTATCTTTTAACTGCTTTATTAAACCATGCTGCTCTGGCAAGTGTAGTGCACCTACAGCAATAAAGAGTTTTTCGTTAATCAGGCGCGGCACTAACTGCTCCACCCACTTATTATTACGATTAACTAGCATAACTTGCTCGCTTATTTCACCGTAGTTACTATCGTCAAAACTCATGTTGTAGTACGCGGTAAGCGTATCCATATCGCCATTTTTCCAAGCGTTTACGAGTTTGATAAAGTAGGTATTAATATCGGCAAGCTGCTCAAACGTTTCTTCAATCATTTCGTTACTTAATAGCGCCATACCATCAAACATTTGCAACTGCTGCTCTAGGGTTTCTAGCTCGCCTATTTTAATATTACGTTCTTTAGCATAAGCAAGTACTTGCTTATCTATGCCTGTTTGATCAGAGAAACCTGCATTTTGAAACTCAATCTGCATCATGGTGACCATTACAGCCCAAGGTTTAAGGCCATTAAACATAGCTATATCAATCGATTTTTTAGCAAAGTAATCTTTAAGCTTATTGTAGTTTTGTTTTGATAGTTCTGTTTGTAAGGTTTTGCCCTCTTTAAGCATCATAAAGGGCATTGAGCGCTGCTGCATTTGCAGTGGTGTGAGTTTACTAATATCTACTTCAACAATAACTTGATCGCTTTGATCTATAGCCTTAGTTATTTTTTCTGGTAAGCCTTTCATGCTGGCATCGCCCACATGAACTGTTCCAAACAAATACGAGCTAGTGCCGTTTTTTTCTACTTTAAACAATGCTGGCGCTGCGACACTATTAAAACTAGTTGTAATAAAAAGTGTCAGTATAAAAAACTGAGTAATTCGAGTGAGGGCTTGCATGGTTTGTCCTTAATCTAATTGAGTTGCCTAAATACTAACCTAAATTTACTTTATGGGTAGTGTTAAATTAAATGTAAGGGTATTACTTTTGTTATTTTGAGCATTAACTTTAAAGCCATTTAAATTGCATAAGCTTAGCACTATAGAAAGCCCTAAACCGTGCCGCTGATTATTAGTTCGTGAAGAATCGAGTTGATACAGTGGATCGAAAATAGCACTTAGCTCTTCATCGCTAAGTGGCCTGTCTATTTTATTACTTATTGAAATTGTTACACTATGCTCACTTTCGGTGGCATCTATAGTAATAGCTTGATCAGTTATACCGTAAAATAATGCATTGTCTATAAGGTTACATAAAATAGTATTTAAGCTAAATTCATCTGCAAAAATAGTTAGTTTATCATTGAGCATATTAGTAATACGCTCAGAAATATTTAGATGCTTAAAAGCGAGTTCTTCGATAACTTGCTTAGTTAAGTGCTTTAAAATGATGTTTTGTTTATTAAGCTCAATAGCGCTGCTGCTAGAGCGCTGTAATAACAGTAAATTATTTACAATAATCTTCATTCGCTGAGATATATTAAGTACGTCGCTGGTATATGTATCGCTAATGCGTTTATCGTTAGGATAGCGAAGCGCTACTTCAGAGAGACTAATGAGCTCGGCAATAGGGGTTTTTAGTTCGTGTGCGATATCGTTAGTTAGGCGCTTTTCACTGCTATAGAGCTTTTGATTTACAGTTATAAACTTATTGAGTTCGTTACGTATAGGCTCTAACTCTTCTACCTTTATGTCGCTTTCTATTGTTTGTGCAACGCCTGTAATATCAAGTATTTTTATTTGTTCATTTAAATTATTAAGCGGGAATAGACCTTTATTTACAATGCGAGTAACCAAGTAGCGCACGCCAAATACACCAAATATACACGTTAAAATAAATACAACATCTATAATTATGAGCACTTTATTTAGTTCATCAGTAGGGGCTGCTATTGCAAGTGTCATGCGGTTGAATACGTCTAAGCCTGTAGTGCTTTTATCACCTTTTTGTGCAATAAAATGACTTATAAGTGCACGGCCATCATGTCCGTTAGGAAGCTCAATATCGATTATTTTGGATTCATTTATTGGCATGTCTAAAAAAGGTAAGTTTGCGCCTGGAAATAAGTCGAGTGAATCAGAACGTTCAAATATCGCTTCTCCATGCCAAAGCTGATAAAACTCACTGGCTTGTGTATGTTCATATTCAGACATGAACTCGCCAGCAAAATCAAACTCTACATTGCCATTATCATCTTCTACCAATGTTTTTAAGTAATTTGCCTTATTTGTGAGCGACTGATTAAACTGATCTTCCACCCAAGTATCCACACTTATATCAACGGTTAAAAATATTGTGAATAAAATAACCGAGATCACGGCGCTAATATTATTAACGAGTTTACGTTTTATTGAGTGACTTTTATTTTGTTGTTGCGACATAGCCAAATCCACGTTTATTTTTTATTGGAAGCTCGCCATCAAACTGCCTTACTTTTTTACGTATGGTTGATATGTGTGCTTCAAGCGCATTTTTTGAAAGCATATCGAATTGCCCCACAACAGCTTCGCTTATAAGCTCTAAGCCTAAAACTCGTTCAGGTGAATTAAACAAGCATTCGATTATTTTGTACTCATTGCGGGTAAGCTCAATAGGGTGGTGCTTATACATGAGAGTTTTTAACGATAGATCTAAAATACAATCGCCAACAGTGAGCATGTTTTGTTGATTTTGTAGAGCACCTCTACGAAGTAGAGCCAAAACCCGTGCATGAAGCTCTTCAAACGAAAACGGCTTTGTAAGGTAATCGTCCGCACCTTTCATAAGGCCGTTTATGCGATCTTGTGCTTCGCTTTTAGCAGATAAAATAAGCACGCGGCTTTGGCTATTACTGCTGCGTAGTGCTTGTAAAATACTCATGCCATCAACACTCGGTAGCATTAAATCAAGCACGAGGAGGTCGTAATTTCCACTCAGTGCCATACTCAAGCCTTCTGAGCCATCACCGGTTTCATCTACGGTAAAACCTAGGTTACTAAGGCCTACTTGCAAACTGCGCCTTAGTGCTTCGGAGTCTTCAATTATGAGGATTTTCATGTTTGCTCGGTTTATAAAAATAGCCTTGTTACTTTAACAAGGCTTTATAATCAAGTCACTTTGTTAATGATACCAGCCGTTTGTATAAGCTAGGTTGCCTAAGTTGGCATGGGCGAGGGCTTTTTTAATCAGTTGCTCATCGTTTTCACATGGCACAAGCTTGTTATTACTGTATGTATAGGTGGTTGCTGGTTTTTGTGGTTGTAACACCACCACTTTATTACCGTGCATATAAGCAAAGTTTTTGTCGTATTGCATCATAGCACGTTGTTTGTTATCGCTAATTGGCTTTGATAAATCATGCCCTATCATTGGGTGTTCGCCACTTGCACCAATTAAAGAGAGTAAAGTTACGGGAATATCGAGTTGGCTGGCTAGTTGGTCATCGCGTTTGTGAGCTATACCTTTGCCAAAAATAACAGCTGGAATTCTAAAGTGATCAACCGGGACCAAATTAGAGCCCGATACTCGCGAGTCGTGATCGGCAATAACAATAAATACGGTGTTGTCCCAGTAGCTTGATTTTTTAGCTTTTTCGATAAATGTACCTAGTGCATAATCGGCATATTTTGCAGCATTATTTCGGGTTTGCTTTTGTTTGTCGTACAGCGTTATTTTGTTAT
The genomic region above belongs to Pseudoalteromonas sp. MM1 and contains:
- a CDS encoding sensor histidine kinase KdpD, with the protein product MSQQQNKSHSIKRKLVNNISAVISVILFTIFLTVDISVDTWVEDQFNQSLTNKANYLKTLVEDDNGNVEFDFAGEFMSEYEHTQASEFYQLWHGEAIFERSDSLDLFPGANLPFLDMPINESKIIDIELPNGHDGRALISHFIAQKGDKSTTGLDVFNRMTLAIAAPTDELNKVLIIIDVVFILTCIFGVFGVRYLVTRIVNKGLFPLNNLNEQIKILDITGVAQTIESDIKVEELEPIRNELNKFITVNQKLYSSEKRLTNDIAHELKTPIAELISLSEVALRYPNDKRISDTYTSDVLNISQRMKIIVNNLLLLQRSSSSAIELNKQNIILKHLTKQVIEELAFKHLNISERITNMLNDKLTIFADEFSLNTILCNLIDNALFYGITDQAITIDATESEHSVTISISNKIDRPLSDEELSAIFDPLYQLDSSRTNNQRHGLGLSIVLSLCNLNGFKVNAQNNKSNTLTFNLTLPIK
- a CDS encoding TraB/GumN family protein encodes the protein MQALTRITQFFILTLFITTSFNSVAAPALFKVEKNGTSSYLFGTVHVGDASMKGLPEKITKAIDQSDQVIVEVDISKLTPLQMQQRSMPFMMLKEGKTLQTELSKQNYNKLKDYFAKKSIDIAMFNGLKPWAVMVTMMQIEFQNAGFSDQTGIDKQVLAYAKERNIKIGELETLEQQLQMFDGMALLSNEMIEETFEQLADINTYFIKLVNAWKNGDMDTLTAYYNMSFDDSNYGEISEQVMLVNRNNKWVEQLVPRLINEKLFIAVGALHLPEQHGLIKQLKDKGFSVTRL
- a CDS encoding response regulator transcription factor yields the protein MKILIIEDSEALRRSLQVGLSNLGFTVDETGDGSEGLSMALSGNYDLLVLDLMLPSVDGMSILQALRSSNSQSRVLILSAKSEAQDRINGLMKGADDYLTKPFSFEELHARVLALLRRGALQNQQNMLTVGDCILDLSLKTLMYKHHPIELTRNEYKIIECLFNSPERVLGLELISEAVVGQFDMLSKNALEAHISTIRKKVRQFDGELPIKNKRGFGYVATTK
- a CDS encoding ATP-binding cassette domain-containing protein, producing the protein MQRIVFEQFSGYLQGQGKSRYTINNLSWQVNAGEHWLLLGANGAGKSALSAALTGEAKQQSGIFKSTFNNTQLVSSDVQKQLIKNEIEHEHHCSVKDFIFPQNASYNRELRIKLIDAFNYSALLDRHFRDLSTGETRKLLLINALSSGADLVVLDEPYDGLDKHSCEVLNTLLEALSSTINFVFVLNRLDEIPAFITHYAYVNQGQLQHVLNKPTAEQRADLIKLLHITHTALEIPQADVSQARAEYTADTLVKLSNAKVSYAGVDIFKNLTWQINKHQHWQLSGKNGSGKTCLLNLITGDNPQCYSNDIQVFGFKRGSGESIWDIKQHIGFISNALHMDYRVSISALNTVISGFYDSIGLYQKPNDSQVNIAKQWLSLIGLSDKQNTSFTQLSYGDQRMLLIVRAIVKHPTLLILDEPCLGLDEANRQRVLVLIEKVCAANTSTVIYVNHHAADKIKGIEHYLKMEDFN
- a CDS encoding response regulator, coding for MFKIIANVRQRYRWALIAIALLISGSAVLLQYGFSVQKYDAKIINMAGKQRMLSQKIAWHSNALLSSRIDVATHTQSLEHSLSQFKSAHQMLLTKQGKSYRYLTKELEALYFSAPANLDQEVNEFIKQASWLLYQKGEVDTQVLGVTHVENLLAKLDRAVTLFEQQAVKKVNRVSNLELLCWLMAMVLLLVELRFVFMPMEKEVERTLAALQKQKDFVAQMSQNKEHFIARASHEFRTPLQGLITSIDELTINAEQQNIKTQASYCALRLLSMLDELQDLQALSTGKWAPILKNENLLESINKVVLAYEYAAQQKGLKLITHFNDSLNCFCKLDHQRLQHVLTELISNAIKFTDKGEVEVTANMENSQLQITVNDSGCGFFSEITELELDSFKQTNHFQGLRTGLTRAQYVVKALHGTLSFKNNAASGAHVTLNLPIEITNKQTEREIEKKLFCLVVEDNELNTLLLTRILKTLGVDYECVANGLEASEKVCKTDYDVVFMDLNMPVMDGFEATKKIRKELNKTMPIIVVTANTSAEDMNLIYEYGASEHIHKPISKQAVADALVNVCIANEIN